Part of the Quadrisphaera sp. DSM 44207 genome, CGCCACGACCTCGCCGCGCTCGCGGCCGAGGTGGCCCGGGACGCTGAGCGGCGCGGGCTGCACCGCGGCATCGGGAGCGAGGACGACGTCCTGCCGGTCGACCCGGTGCCGCGGGTGGTCCACGGCGCGGAGTGGGACCGCCTGGCGTCCGGGCTCGCGCAGCGGGTGCGGGCGCTGGAGGCCTTCGCGGCCGACGCGCACGGCGCCCGGGAGGCGGTGCGCGCCGGGGTGGTCCCGGCGCAGGTCGTGGACTCCAGCCGCTACCACGCCCCCGGCCTGCCGCCGCCGCGCGTGTTCGTCGGGATGGCGGGCCCGGACGTCGTGCGCGGGGCCGACGGGCGCCTCGTCGTCCTGGAGGACAACGTGCGCACCCCGACGATGCTCGCCTACGCCCTGGCGCTGCGGGAGGTCGTGGGGGAGCGCCTGCGCGTGCGGCCGGGGCCGCGCCCGGTGCGCGCCGCCGCCCGCGCGGCCGCCTGGGGCGTGCTGCGCGCCGCGACGCCGGTGCCCGACCCGGTGGTGGCCGTCCTCGACGACGACGGGCCCGGACGCGTGCGGTGGGAGGTCGGCGCGCTCGCGGCGCTGCTCGGGGTGCCCGCCGTCCGCCCGGCGCAGCTGCGCCCGCGCGGCGGTGCGCTGGTGCTGCCCGACGGCCGGCGCGTCGACGTGCTGTGGCGGCGCACGAGCGAGGAGCGGCTGCACGACGACGCCGGGCGCCTCAACGCCCTCGGGCAGCTGCTGCTGGGCCCGCTGCGCGCCGGCTCGCTCGCGGTCGTCAACGCCTTCGGCAGCGGCGTCGCCGACGACAAGCGCACCTACCCCTACGTCGAGGACCTCGTGCGCTTCTTCTGCGGCGAGGAGCCGCTGCTGGGCTCGGTGCCCGCCTACGACCTCGGCGACCCGCGCCAGCTCGTGCAGGCCCTGCCGCGCCTGCACGAGCTGGTGGTCAAGCCCCGCTCCGGCTCCGGCGGTCGCGGCGTGCTCATCGGGCCGCGGGCGAGCGCGCAGCAGCTGGCGCGGGCCCGCGCGGCGGTCGCCGCCGAGCCCGGGGAGTGGATCGCCCAGGAGGTCGTCGCCCTCTCCACGCACCCGACCGCGGTGGACGGCGCCCTCGTGCCGCGCCACGTGGACCTGCGGCCCTTCGCCTTCTGCGACGGGGAGCGGGTGGTGGTCCTGCCCGGCGGGTTCACCCGCGTCGCCCTGGGGGCGGGGGAGCTGGTCGTCAACGCCTCCCAGGGCGGGGGCGCCAAGGACACCTGGGTGGTCTGAGCGACCACTGCCGGATGCGGGGCCGGGGCGGGCCGACGTCCGCGCCGGCCCGCCCCGGCAGGACCGGGTGCGACCGCGTCAGTCGCCGTAGTTCTCGAAGATCAGGTCGTCGGTGTTCTTGTCGAACTGCATGGAGCCGCTGTTCTGGATCAGGCGGGCGATGGTGCTCGCCTCGCTCTGGTCCACGGCCAGCAGGTACTCCTCCACGCCGTCGTCGAGGGTGAACTCGAAGGTGTACGCGCCGGAACCGCTGTCGCCCTGCTTGCTGCGCACGACGTCGACGCTCGTGACGCGGCGGATGTTCTTGCCCTGGCCTGCGGGCACGGTGGCCTCCTCGGGTGGTGATCCGGTGGGACGCCGGGGCCATACCCCTGCGCCGCAGGATCCACGCCCCCGTCCGCAGGAGCGGTGCTCAGCTGGAGGGGCGGACGCCGAACGCCGTCGCGAGGTCCTCGATCTTGCGGGCGCGGGCCAGGCGGGGCAGGTCGCTGCCGTCGCGCACGACCTCGCCGTCGGCGACGAAGCCGGCGATGAAGTCGCGCGCCCACGACACGTCCGAGGGGGTCGGGCTGATCACCTCGTTGACCACGGGCACCTGCTCGACCTGCAGGCACAGCTTGCCGGTCAGGCCGAGGGCGACCGTGGTGCCCGACTGCTCGCGCAGCACCGCGTGGCTGGTGCCGACCGTGGGGCCGTCGATGGGCCCGGGCAGCCCGCCGATGCGGCTGGCGATCACCAGGCGCGAGCGCGGGTACGCCATCGCCAGGTCGTCGGCGCTGGTGCCGGTGTCCCGGCGGTAGTCACCGCTGCCGAAGGCCAGGCGGAAGGCCCCGCGCGCCCGGGCGATGGTCACGGCCTCCTCGATGCCGACGGCCGACTCGATGAGCGCCAGCACCGGCGTGGTGCCGCCGAGGCGGTCGAAGGTCTCCGTGACGTGCTCGGCGGCCTCGGTCTTGGCCAGCATGACGCCGACGAGCCCCGGGGTGCCGGCGAGCTCGGAGACGTCGTCGTGCCAGAACTGCGTGGAGCGGTCGTTGATGCGCACCCAAGCGCGGTTGCCCCGGCTCAGCCACTCGATCA contains:
- a CDS encoding circularly permuted type 2 ATP-grasp protein, with the translated sequence MSTGTTTGTTTGAKLEGSVDRTARGALEEALALDEALAPDGRERPHAAAALAAVRRHDLAALAAEVARDAERRGLHRGIGSEDDVLPVDPVPRVVHGAEWDRLASGLAQRVRALEAFAADAHGAREAVRAGVVPAQVVDSSRYHAPGLPPPRVFVGMAGPDVVRGADGRLVVLEDNVRTPTMLAYALALREVVGERLRVRPGPRPVRAAARAAAWGVLRAATPVPDPVVAVLDDDGPGRVRWEVGALAALLGVPAVRPAQLRPRGGALVLPDGRRVDVLWRRTSEERLHDDAGRLNALGQLLLGPLRAGSLAVVNAFGSGVADDKRTYPYVEDLVRFFCGEEPLLGSVPAYDLGDPRQLVQALPRLHELVVKPRSGSGGRGVLIGPRASAQQLARARAAVAAEPGEWIAQEVVALSTHPTAVDGALVPRHVDLRPFAFCDGERVVVLPGGFTRVALGAGELVVNASQGGGAKDTWVV
- a CDS encoding CoA ester lyase, whose protein sequence is MDGNGTEVGVAADIARSWLLVNAHRRELFDAARASRADQVILDVEDAVDPKHKAQAREGVIEWLSRGNRAWVRINDRSTQFWHDDVSELAGTPGLVGVMLAKTEAAEHVTETFDRLGGTTPVLALIESAVGIEEAVTIARARGAFRLAFGSGDYRRDTGTSADDLAMAYPRSRLVIASRIGGLPGPIDGPTVGTSHAVLREQSGTTVALGLTGKLCLQVEQVPVVNEVISPTPSDVSWARDFIAGFVADGEVVRDGSDLPRLARARKIEDLATAFGVRPSS